From the Brevibacillus choshinensis genome, one window contains:
- a CDS encoding Dabb family protein, with amino-acid sequence MIEHIVLIKFSPNTLKEQIDEVIQQTKAFRGVIPGIIDLQEGHNFSERSQGYDLGLTVRLVNKEALEKYQVHPKHKEVRRYMEEIGLLDIIVVDFEID; translated from the coding sequence ATGATTGAACATATCGTATTAATCAAATTTTCACCGAACACATTGAAAGAACAAATCGACGAGGTTATTCAACAAACCAAAGCATTCCGTGGAGTGATTCCGGGAATTATTGACCTTCAAGAAGGACATAACTTTTCAGAACGTAGCCAAGGTTATGACTTGGGGTTGACAGTTCGTTTGGTAAATAAAGAGGCACTTGAAAAGTATCAAGTTCATCCAAAACACAAGGAAGTTCGCAGATATATGGAAGAGATTGGCTTACTCGATATCATTGTGGTCGACTTCGAAATTGATTAG
- a CDS encoding APC family permease, with protein MQTPVLKRSLSLFHVVIFGVSYMVPVTVFTTYGVATQVSQGMLPAAYVFTLLAMVFTAYSYGRMVKVLPSSGSAYTYTQKAFNPHIGFLVGWAILMDYLFMPMLNYLVGSMYLSSYFPTVPPSLWIVVLILITTVISIFGVKLATTINGLIILYQYLFLIVFVGLSIHGILNGIGTGTLLSIKPFYNPEVPISSVISAASILCLSFLGFDAVTTVSEETIQPEKNIPKAIVIITLLCGGQFIFISYIGHMIFPDYHLFQNADTASAELMTFIGGNLLNSIFIAGTVPIVLAVNLVTKASVTRILYAMGRDSVLPPKVFGYIHPKFKTPVFNIVIVGLLSLTALFVDLVTATSFINFGALVAFTFVNLSVIAWYVVRHKRRSPKDLLQFLILPLIGAGFTFWLWANLDYHSLTLGAIWVGLGFLYLLYLTRMFTKRPPELDFSEVEAEKEVGA; from the coding sequence ATGCAAACACCGGTTCTGAAAAGATCACTTTCCCTTTTTCACGTCGTGATTTTTGGTGTCTCCTATATGGTTCCGGTTACCGTTTTCACAACTTATGGGGTAGCCACTCAGGTATCTCAAGGGATGCTCCCCGCAGCCTATGTATTTACTTTGCTAGCGATGGTATTTACTGCGTATAGCTACGGGAGAATGGTGAAAGTTCTGCCGAGTTCCGGCTCTGCGTATACGTATACGCAAAAGGCGTTTAACCCGCATATTGGTTTTTTGGTGGGATGGGCTATTTTAATGGACTATTTATTCATGCCAATGCTTAACTATCTAGTTGGCAGCATGTATTTGTCATCGTATTTTCCAACAGTTCCCCCGTCACTTTGGATCGTTGTACTCATCTTGATTACCACGGTCATCAGCATTTTTGGAGTAAAGCTAGCGACCACGATAAACGGGTTAATCATTCTTTATCAATACCTCTTCCTCATTGTCTTTGTTGGTTTGTCCATCCATGGAATCCTAAATGGAATAGGAACAGGAACACTTCTGTCCATCAAGCCATTCTATAATCCTGAAGTTCCAATTTCATCTGTAATCTCGGCCGCCTCTATTCTTTGTCTCTCTTTCCTTGGATTTGATGCGGTTACAACCGTATCAGAAGAAACGATTCAACCAGAAAAAAATATTCCGAAAGCCATCGTGATCATCACCTTGCTATGCGGAGGACAGTTTATCTTTATTTCGTATATTGGGCACATGATTTTTCCAGACTATCATCTGTTTCAAAATGCTGACACCGCATCAGCGGAATTGATGACGTTTATTGGCGGAAATTTGTTAAACTCCATTTTCATTGCGGGGACCGTACCGATCGTTTTGGCCGTAAATCTTGTGACCAAAGCGAGTGTGACCCGTATTTTATATGCAATGGGACGAGATTCCGTTCTACCTCCTAAAGTGTTTGGCTATATTCATCCCAAGTTCAAGACTCCTGTATTCAACATTGTGATAGTGGGCCTTCTATCGTTGACAGCTTTGTTTGTTGATTTGGTCACAGCTACCTCGTTCATCAACTTTGGGGCGCTGGTTGCTTTCACTTTTGTGAATTTGTCCGTTATTGCCTGGTATGTAGTTAGGCACAAACGCCGTTCACCCAAAGATCTGCTCCAGTTTCTCATTCTCCCACTAATCGGTGCAGGCTTCACGTTCTGGTTATGGGCGAATCTGGATTATCATTCGTTAACGCTTGGAGCCATTTGGGTCGGACTCGGCTTCCTCTATCTTCTGTATCTGACGAGGATGTTTACCAAACGGCCACCAGAGCTAGATTTTAGTGAAGTAGAAGCAGAGAAAGAGGTAGGAGCATAA
- the tatA gene encoding twin-arginine translocase TatA/TatE family subunit has protein sequence MLSSIGIPGLILILVIVLILFGPRKLPEIGKAVGRTLTEFKSATRDLTRDENDGKRGPAIQVETAATSPGKPDNTKTMS, from the coding sequence ATGTTATCTAGCATTGGGATACCTGGTTTGATTTTGATTTTGGTCATCGTCCTTATCCTGTTCGGCCCCAGAAAACTGCCTGAAATCGGGAAAGCTGTTGGCCGGACGTTAACCGAATTCAAATCGGCAACGAGAGATCTGACGAGAGATGAGAACGACGGAAAACGTGGTCCTGCGATACAAGTGGAGACAGCAGCTACCTCGCCTGGTAAACCCGACAATACGAAGACGATGAGCTGA
- a CDS encoding sigma-54 interaction domain-containing protein, with amino-acid sequence MNREDSLFVEAACIPCPASFEEVVLAAIQSNAKWFVLTAEETIIGCVQRKAIFEKLQNAGLSRLQSLTYKDILMEAVAVHESDDIDTMLKMDKVVVLQDEEGKIKGVVDWEFNEQLSEFGLQDKWMLHELQAVFQNFYHSIFVTDGKGTVIKVTGQDDLQYIGKNVFELERERAFYPSVSVKVLQSGKREKCLQYTPTGEVFMIESIPITNKAGEIERVVSITKDTSEMNKLTTQLDELKTLLERYQRDANRMHPPQIDEKPLIYKSKEMQHLMERVKSVASVDTSILILGETGVGKQIVANRIHIESHRRDKPFFTVNCGAIPDNLLESELFGYEEGAFSGARKGGKLGIFELADKGTVFLDEIGELPLHLQVKLLHVLQEKTIMRVGGGKAKKVDVRIITATNRKLEKMVENGTFRQDLYYRINIIPIHILPLRDRREDISSLIYHFLDFFNKKYDRSVHIHANQLEQLLAYSWPGNVRELENAIERFTVTGQLDSNIKHDKIVALNFIEKEMGISDEEFPRLLTFLEEVEKMILKKAMGRCKTTREMAACLGVNQSTIVRKIQKYKID; translated from the coding sequence ATGAACAGGGAGGATTCTCTTTTCGTAGAGGCAGCATGTATTCCATGTCCAGCTTCTTTTGAGGAAGTTGTCTTGGCAGCGATTCAATCAAATGCGAAGTGGTTTGTTCTTACAGCAGAGGAGACGATTATCGGATGCGTACAACGTAAGGCGATTTTTGAAAAACTTCAAAACGCAGGGCTCTCTCGATTGCAATCATTGACCTACAAAGATATTCTCATGGAGGCAGTAGCGGTTCATGAGAGCGATGATATCGATACAATGCTCAAAATGGACAAAGTTGTCGTACTCCAGGATGAAGAGGGTAAGATCAAGGGAGTCGTGGATTGGGAGTTTAACGAACAGCTAAGTGAATTTGGATTGCAAGACAAGTGGATGTTACATGAGTTGCAAGCTGTCTTCCAAAACTTTTATCACAGCATCTTCGTAACGGACGGAAAAGGAACCGTGATCAAGGTTACCGGGCAGGACGATTTGCAATATATCGGAAAAAATGTGTTTGAGCTTGAGCGAGAACGCGCTTTTTACCCTTCCGTCTCCGTGAAAGTATTGCAATCAGGAAAACGGGAAAAATGTTTGCAATACACGCCCACCGGAGAGGTGTTCATGATCGAATCCATCCCCATCACCAATAAGGCGGGCGAAATTGAACGAGTCGTGTCGATCACGAAAGACACGTCGGAAATGAATAAATTGACAACCCAGTTAGATGAGTTGAAAACTCTCTTGGAACGCTACCAGCGCGATGCAAATCGCATGCATCCACCGCAAATCGATGAAAAACCTTTGATCTACAAAAGCAAGGAGATGCAACACCTGATGGAGCGGGTCAAATCCGTTGCATCCGTCGATACCTCCATTCTCATTTTAGGAGAGACAGGTGTAGGCAAGCAGATCGTGGCAAACCGGATACACATAGAGAGCCATCGACGTGACAAGCCTTTTTTCACCGTTAACTGTGGCGCTATACCGGATAATTTGTTGGAATCCGAATTGTTTGGTTACGAAGAAGGGGCATTTTCAGGGGCGCGAAAAGGTGGAAAGCTTGGGATATTTGAGCTTGCGGACAAAGGGACTGTATTTTTGGATGAAATTGGTGAACTTCCACTCCATCTTCAAGTAAAGCTGCTACATGTCCTGCAGGAAAAAACAATCATGAGAGTGGGCGGTGGAAAAGCCAAAAAGGTTGATGTGAGGATCATAACTGCGACGAATCGAAAATTGGAAAAGATGGTTGAAAACGGGACCTTTAGACAAGATCTCTACTATCGAATCAATATTATCCCGATTCATATTCTACCTCTTCGCGATAGAAGAGAAGATATAAGCTCTTTAATCTACCACTTTCTTGATTTTTTTAATAAAAAATACGACAGGAGCGTTCACATCCACGCAAATCAATTGGAACAACTTCTTGCTTATTCTTGGCCCGGGAACGTTCGAGAATTGGAAAATGCCATCGAAAGATTTACAGTTACAGGCCAACTGGACAGCAACATCAAACATGACAAAATTGTTGCACTCAACTTCATTGAAAAGGAAATGGGGATTTCGGACGAAGAGTTTCCTCGGTTACTTACATTTTTAGAAGAAGTTGAAAAAATGATTCTCAAAAAGGCAATGGGAAGGTGTAAGACGACTAGAGAAATGGCCGCTTGCCTTGGAGTAAATCAATCAACTATAGTCAGAAAAATACAAAAATACAAAATTGATTAG
- a CDS encoding flavin monoamine oxidase family protein, whose translation MASSSIMRKLKMAASVAGEAAAKKVSVEQVIEQRFQQKVSRREFLQNALMATAVMAVPPAVWNLGTRIAHAKTSPRVAVVGAGLAGLTCAYRLKQAGILADVYEASTRVGGRCFSKTDGFANGQIIERGGELINSDHQALLRIISELNLRVDDLWEAEKPGTEFKLYMNGDFYSLEEIGNAFTEIWDKLQKDVRKAGYPTLYNNYTRGGWELDHMSVIDWIEETIPNGVNSKFGHLIDVAYMSSVGLESKNVSAITLINGMGQSSRNEFEPFGPSDERYHVRGGNGQVPEGLARMLKDQIYTSAPLNAVSQNSDGSYTLGFSGSTQNVKADLVVLALPVATLRDVDLSRAGFRRLKLTAIEEMGVATNSKLAVQFTDRHWEDLGSSGAIVSDVFQNSWDATRGQSGTSGILINFTGGPAGLSFKTGSPKSHATEFLQQIEPMLPGLTDKWNGKATVDCWPAYKWTKGSYSCYKVGQYTKFGGIMGEPEGNCFFAGEHTSLQYQQFMNGAVETGERAAQEVLSRLQETASISTEQRV comes from the coding sequence ATGGCATCTTCGTCTATCATGCGAAAACTCAAAATGGCTGCGTCGGTTGCGGGAGAGGCTGCAGCGAAAAAGGTCTCAGTTGAGCAAGTAATCGAACAGCGGTTTCAACAAAAGGTCTCACGCAGAGAATTTTTGCAAAATGCCCTGATGGCGACAGCGGTAATGGCAGTGCCTCCAGCCGTTTGGAATCTGGGAACGCGGATCGCTCATGCGAAGACCTCACCGCGTGTCGCAGTGGTGGGTGCCGGACTGGCGGGTTTGACGTGTGCGTACCGGTTGAAACAAGCGGGTATTTTGGCAGATGTCTATGAAGCCTCGACGCGTGTAGGGGGACGTTGTTTTTCAAAAACGGACGGTTTTGCAAACGGACAAATTATTGAACGTGGAGGAGAGTTAATCAACTCGGATCACCAAGCACTATTGCGCATCATTTCTGAGCTGAACTTGCGAGTGGATGACTTATGGGAGGCAGAAAAACCAGGAACCGAGTTTAAATTATATATGAATGGCGACTTCTATTCCCTGGAAGAGATCGGCAATGCGTTCACGGAAATATGGGATAAACTGCAAAAGGATGTACGGAAAGCGGGGTATCCGACGCTATATAACAATTATACAAGAGGGGGATGGGAACTGGACCACATGTCGGTTATCGATTGGATCGAGGAGACAATTCCAAATGGAGTTAACTCAAAATTCGGACATTTAATCGATGTCGCATACATGAGCAGTGTTGGGTTGGAGAGTAAAAATGTAAGCGCGATCACGCTCATAAATGGAATGGGCCAATCCAGCAGAAATGAATTCGAGCCATTCGGCCCTTCTGATGAACGGTACCATGTACGTGGCGGAAACGGTCAAGTTCCCGAAGGATTGGCAAGAATGCTGAAGGATCAAATCTATACTTCCGCACCTCTTAACGCTGTGTCGCAAAACTCAGATGGCTCCTATACGCTGGGGTTTTCGGGAAGCACACAAAATGTAAAGGCGGATCTTGTCGTGCTTGCCTTGCCTGTCGCGACATTGCGTGATGTTGATCTGAGCAGAGCGGGATTCAGAAGATTGAAGCTAACCGCAATTGAAGAAATGGGGGTAGCTACCAACTCAAAGCTGGCCGTCCAATTTACTGACCGTCATTGGGAAGATCTAGGCAGCAGCGGGGCAATCGTTTCAGATGTCTTCCAGAACTCGTGGGATGCGACCCGAGGTCAATCAGGTACTTCAGGCATCCTGATCAATTTTACTGGAGGACCAGCAGGGCTCAGCTTCAAAACCGGTTCACCCAAATCGCATGCGACCGAATTTTTGCAACAAATTGAACCGATGTTGCCAGGGCTCACAGACAAATGGAACGGAAAAGCAACCGTTGATTGTTGGCCCGCCTACAAATGGACGAAGGGCTCTTACTCTTGCTACAAAGTAGGGCAGTACACCAAATTTGGCGGCATTATGGGAGAACCAGAAGGGAACTGCTTCTTTGCAGGCGAGCATACCTCTCTGCAGTATCAGCAGTTCATGAATGGTGCAGTTGAAACAGGAGAACGCGCAGCGCAGGAAGTGCTGTCCCGCTTGCAAGAAACAGCTTCTATCTCAACCGAACAAAGAGTTTGA